A part of Camelus ferus isolate YT-003-E chromosome 6, BCGSAC_Cfer_1.0, whole genome shotgun sequence genomic DNA contains:
- the HAUS2 gene encoding HAUS augmin-like complex subunit 2 isoform X1, translated as MAAANPWDPASAPNAAGLLLGHFVASGVVTQDMLNISKKSDSCFVNFSRLQQITDIQAEIYQKNLEIELLRLEKDTEDVVHPYFLAQKCHTLQSMNNHLEVVLKEKRSLRQRLLKPMCQENLPIEAVYHRYMVHLLELAVTFIERLENHLETIRNIPHVDANLKKMSMALAKMDILVTETEELAENILKWREQQEEVSSSIPKIIAEENFLHNCDVIISPLPFTSKVSVQTINTK; from the exons ATGGCTGCGGCGAACCCCTGGGACCCAGCGTCCGCACCTAACGCTGCCGGGCTACTGCTGGGCCATTTCGTGGCTTCAGGGGTGGTCACTCAG GATATGTTAAATATATCTAAGAAATCAGATTCTTGCTTTGTGAACTTCTCCAGACTACAGCAGATCACAGATATTCAAGCTGAAATCTATCAG AAAAACCTGGAAATTGAACTCCTAAGACTagaaaaagatacagaagatGTTGTCCATCCTTACTTTCTGG CTCAGAAGTGTCATACTCTGCAAAGCATGAATAATCATTTGGAAGTGGTGCTCAAAGAGAAGCGGTCCCTCAGGCAAAGACTGTTGAAACCCATGTGCCAAGAAAACTTGCCTATTGAAGCTGTTTATCACAG ATACATGGTACATTTATTGGAGTTGGCAGTAACTTTCATTGAGAGATTAGAAAACCATCTTGAAACAATTAGAAATATCCCTCATGTAGAtgcaaatctaaaaaaaatg AGCATGGCTTTAGCAAAGATGGATATTTTGGTGACTGAGACAGAAGAACTGGCAGAGAATATACTGAAGTGGCGAGAACAACAGGAGGAAGTCTCCTCTAGTATCCCCAAAATAATAGctgaagaaaattttcttcataACTGTGATGTTATCATATCTCCTTTACCTTTTACTTCTAAAGTTAGTGTCCAAACTATTAATACCAAGTAA
- the HAUS2 gene encoding HAUS augmin-like complex subunit 2 isoform X3, giving the protein MAAANPWDPASAPNAAGLLLGHFVASGVVTQKNLEIELLRLEKDTEDVVHPYFLAQKCHTLQSMNNHLEVVLKEKRSLRQRLLKPMCQENLPIEAVYHRYMVHLLELAVTFIERLENHLETIRNIPHVDANLKKMSMALAKMDILVTETEELAENILKWREQQEEVSSSIPKIIAEENFLHNCDVIISPLPFTSKVSVQTINTK; this is encoded by the exons ATGGCTGCGGCGAACCCCTGGGACCCAGCGTCCGCACCTAACGCTGCCGGGCTACTGCTGGGCCATTTCGTGGCTTCAGGGGTGGTCACTCAG AAAAACCTGGAAATTGAACTCCTAAGACTagaaaaagatacagaagatGTTGTCCATCCTTACTTTCTGG CTCAGAAGTGTCATACTCTGCAAAGCATGAATAATCATTTGGAAGTGGTGCTCAAAGAGAAGCGGTCCCTCAGGCAAAGACTGTTGAAACCCATGTGCCAAGAAAACTTGCCTATTGAAGCTGTTTATCACAG ATACATGGTACATTTATTGGAGTTGGCAGTAACTTTCATTGAGAGATTAGAAAACCATCTTGAAACAATTAGAAATATCCCTCATGTAGAtgcaaatctaaaaaaaatg AGCATGGCTTTAGCAAAGATGGATATTTTGGTGACTGAGACAGAAGAACTGGCAGAGAATATACTGAAGTGGCGAGAACAACAGGAGGAAGTCTCCTCTAGTATCCCCAAAATAATAGctgaagaaaattttcttcataACTGTGATGTTATCATATCTCCTTTACCTTTTACTTCTAAAGTTAGTGTCCAAACTATTAATACCAAGTAA
- the HAUS2 gene encoding HAUS augmin-like complex subunit 2 isoform X4, protein MLNISKKSDSCFVNFSRLQQITDIQAEIYQKNLEIELLRLEKDTEDVVHPYFLAQKCHTLQSMNNHLEVVLKEKRSLRQRLLKPMCQENLPIEAVYHRYMVHLLELAVTFIERLENHLETIRNIPHVDANLKKMSMALAKMDILVTETEELAENILKWREQQEEVSSSIPKIIAEENFLHNCDVIISPLPFTSKVSVQTINTK, encoded by the exons ATGTTAAATATATCTAAGAAATCAGATTCTTGCTTTGTGAACTTCTCCAGACTACAGCAGATCACAGATATTCAAGCTGAAATCTATCAG AAAAACCTGGAAATTGAACTCCTAAGACTagaaaaagatacagaagatGTTGTCCATCCTTACTTTCTGG CTCAGAAGTGTCATACTCTGCAAAGCATGAATAATCATTTGGAAGTGGTGCTCAAAGAGAAGCGGTCCCTCAGGCAAAGACTGTTGAAACCCATGTGCCAAGAAAACTTGCCTATTGAAGCTGTTTATCACAG ATACATGGTACATTTATTGGAGTTGGCAGTAACTTTCATTGAGAGATTAGAAAACCATCTTGAAACAATTAGAAATATCCCTCATGTAGAtgcaaatctaaaaaaaatg AGCATGGCTTTAGCAAAGATGGATATTTTGGTGACTGAGACAGAAGAACTGGCAGAGAATATACTGAAGTGGCGAGAACAACAGGAGGAAGTCTCCTCTAGTATCCCCAAAATAATAGctgaagaaaattttcttcataACTGTGATGTTATCATATCTCCTTTACCTTTTACTTCTAAAGTTAGTGTCCAAACTATTAATACCAAGTAA
- the HAUS2 gene encoding HAUS augmin-like complex subunit 2 isoform X2: MASIRGCTPWRQKMADMLNISKKSDSCFVNFSRLQQITDIQAEIYQKNLEIELLRLEKDTEDVVHPYFLAQKCHTLQSMNNHLEVVLKEKRSLRQRLLKPMCQENLPIEAVYHRYMVHLLELAVTFIERLENHLETIRNIPHVDANLKKMSMALAKMDILVTETEELAENILKWREQQEEVSSSIPKIIAEENFLHNCDVIISPLPFTSKVSVQTINTK, translated from the exons ATGGCGTCAATAAGGGGGTGCACACCGTGGCGACAGAAGATGGCT GATATGTTAAATATATCTAAGAAATCAGATTCTTGCTTTGTGAACTTCTCCAGACTACAGCAGATCACAGATATTCAAGCTGAAATCTATCAG AAAAACCTGGAAATTGAACTCCTAAGACTagaaaaagatacagaagatGTTGTCCATCCTTACTTTCTGG CTCAGAAGTGTCATACTCTGCAAAGCATGAATAATCATTTGGAAGTGGTGCTCAAAGAGAAGCGGTCCCTCAGGCAAAGACTGTTGAAACCCATGTGCCAAGAAAACTTGCCTATTGAAGCTGTTTATCACAG ATACATGGTACATTTATTGGAGTTGGCAGTAACTTTCATTGAGAGATTAGAAAACCATCTTGAAACAATTAGAAATATCCCTCATGTAGAtgcaaatctaaaaaaaatg AGCATGGCTTTAGCAAAGATGGATATTTTGGTGACTGAGACAGAAGAACTGGCAGAGAATATACTGAAGTGGCGAGAACAACAGGAGGAAGTCTCCTCTAGTATCCCCAAAATAATAGctgaagaaaattttcttcataACTGTGATGTTATCATATCTCCTTTACCTTTTACTTCTAAAGTTAGTGTCCAAACTATTAATACCAAGTAA
- the LRRC57 gene encoding leucine-rich repeat-containing protein 57 isoform X2: MTSQGVSARAEAQGAHPRRARVPSFPLYSRLDLNRGARMGNSALRAHVETAQKTGVFQLKDRGLTEFPSELQKLTSNLRTIDLSNNKIESLPPMIIGKFTLLKSLSLNNNKLTVLPDELCNLKKLETLSLNNNHLRELPSTFGQLSALKTLSLSGNQLRALPPPLCSLRHLDVLDLSKNQIRSIPDAVGELQVIELNLNQNQISQISVKISCCPRLKVLRLEENCLELSMLPQSILSDSQICLLAVEGNLFEIKKLRELEGYDKYMERFTATKKKFA; the protein is encoded by the exons ATGACGTCACAGGGCGTTTCCGCCCGGGCGGAAGCTCAGGGAGCGCATCCCCGGCGAGCGCGGGTCCCGAGTTTTCCTTTGTACAGCCGGCT GGACCTGAACCGCGGCGCTAGGATGGGAAACAGTGCCCTCCGCGCTCATGTGGAAACCGCGCAGAAAACTGGTGTTTTTCAGCTTAAGGACCGTGGGCTGACCGAG TTCCCCTCAGAGTTGCAGAAGCTGACAAGCAATCTCAGGACCATCGACTTGTCCAACAACAAGATCGAGAGTCTCCCGCCTATGATTATAGGGAAGTTCACTCTGCTGAAGAGCCTCTCCTTGAACAACAACAAACTGA CTGTTCTTCCTGATGAGTTATGCAATCTGAAAAAACTAGAGACACTAAGCCTAAACAACAATCATTTGAGAGAGCTGCCATCTACCTTTGGGCAACTGTCCGCCCTTAAGACCCTGAGCCTCTCTGGGAACCAGCTTCGAGCACTACCACCACCACTTTGTAGTCTGCGGCACCTGGATGTACTGGATCTCTCCAAGAACCAGATTCGGAGCATCCCTGATGCAGTGGGGGAGCTTCAGGTCATTGAACTCAACCTCAACCAGAACCAG ATATCTCAGATCTCAGTGAAGATATCTTGCTGTCCTCGCCTTAAAGTTCTTCGTCTGGAGGAGAACTGTCTTGAGCTTAGTATGCTTCCACAGAGCATCCTCAGTGACTCCCAGATCTGTCTGCTTGCTGTGGAAGGCAacctttttgaaataaagaaactTCGAGAACTGGAAGGCTATGATAAG TACATGGAGAGGTTCACAGCCACCAAGAAGAAGTTTGCATGA
- the LRRC57 gene encoding leucine-rich repeat-containing protein 57 isoform X1: MTSQGVSARAEAQGAHPRRARVPSFPLYSRLDLNRGARMGNSALRAHVETAQKTGVFQLKDRGLTEFPSELQKLTSNLRTIDLSNNKIESLPPMIIGKFTLLKSLSLNNNKLTVLPDELCNLKKLETLSLNNNHLRELPSTFGQLSALKTLSLSGNQLRALPPPLCSLRHLDVLDLSKNQIRSIPDAVGELQVIELNLNQNQISQISVKISCCPRLKVLRLEENCLELSMLPQSILSDSQICLLAVEGNLFEIKKLRELEGYDKVCISILLHFQSLQRKER; the protein is encoded by the exons ATGACGTCACAGGGCGTTTCCGCCCGGGCGGAAGCTCAGGGAGCGCATCCCCGGCGAGCGCGGGTCCCGAGTTTTCCTTTGTACAGCCGGCT GGACCTGAACCGCGGCGCTAGGATGGGAAACAGTGCCCTCCGCGCTCATGTGGAAACCGCGCAGAAAACTGGTGTTTTTCAGCTTAAGGACCGTGGGCTGACCGAG TTCCCCTCAGAGTTGCAGAAGCTGACAAGCAATCTCAGGACCATCGACTTGTCCAACAACAAGATCGAGAGTCTCCCGCCTATGATTATAGGGAAGTTCACTCTGCTGAAGAGCCTCTCCTTGAACAACAACAAACTGA CTGTTCTTCCTGATGAGTTATGCAATCTGAAAAAACTAGAGACACTAAGCCTAAACAACAATCATTTGAGAGAGCTGCCATCTACCTTTGGGCAACTGTCCGCCCTTAAGACCCTGAGCCTCTCTGGGAACCAGCTTCGAGCACTACCACCACCACTTTGTAGTCTGCGGCACCTGGATGTACTGGATCTCTCCAAGAACCAGATTCGGAGCATCCCTGATGCAGTGGGGGAGCTTCAGGTCATTGAACTCAACCTCAACCAGAACCAG ATATCTCAGATCTCAGTGAAGATATCTTGCTGTCCTCGCCTTAAAGTTCTTCGTCTGGAGGAGAACTGTCTTGAGCTTAGTATGCTTCCACAGAGCATCCTCAGTGACTCCCAGATCTGTCTGCTTGCTGTGGAAGGCAacctttttgaaataaagaaactTCGAGAACTGGAAGGCTATGATAAGGTTTGTATTAGTATACTTCTGCATTTCCAATCactgcaaagaaaagaaaggtga
- the LRRC57 gene encoding leucine-rich repeat-containing protein 57 isoform X3, with product MGNSALRAHVETAQKTGVFQLKDRGLTEFPSELQKLTSNLRTIDLSNNKIESLPPMIIGKFTLLKSLSLNNNKLTVLPDELCNLKKLETLSLNNNHLRELPSTFGQLSALKTLSLSGNQLRALPPPLCSLRHLDVLDLSKNQIRSIPDAVGELQVIELNLNQNQISQISVKISCCPRLKVLRLEENCLELSMLPQSILSDSQICLLAVEGNLFEIKKLRELEGYDKVCISILLHFQSLQRKER from the exons ATGGGAAACAGTGCCCTCCGCGCTCATGTGGAAACCGCGCAGAAAACTGGTGTTTTTCAGCTTAAGGACCGTGGGCTGACCGAG TTCCCCTCAGAGTTGCAGAAGCTGACAAGCAATCTCAGGACCATCGACTTGTCCAACAACAAGATCGAGAGTCTCCCGCCTATGATTATAGGGAAGTTCACTCTGCTGAAGAGCCTCTCCTTGAACAACAACAAACTGA CTGTTCTTCCTGATGAGTTATGCAATCTGAAAAAACTAGAGACACTAAGCCTAAACAACAATCATTTGAGAGAGCTGCCATCTACCTTTGGGCAACTGTCCGCCCTTAAGACCCTGAGCCTCTCTGGGAACCAGCTTCGAGCACTACCACCACCACTTTGTAGTCTGCGGCACCTGGATGTACTGGATCTCTCCAAGAACCAGATTCGGAGCATCCCTGATGCAGTGGGGGAGCTTCAGGTCATTGAACTCAACCTCAACCAGAACCAG ATATCTCAGATCTCAGTGAAGATATCTTGCTGTCCTCGCCTTAAAGTTCTTCGTCTGGAGGAGAACTGTCTTGAGCTTAGTATGCTTCCACAGAGCATCCTCAGTGACTCCCAGATCTGTCTGCTTGCTGTGGAAGGCAacctttttgaaataaagaaactTCGAGAACTGGAAGGCTATGATAAGGTTTGTATTAGTATACTTCTGCATTTCCAATCactgcaaagaaaagaaaggtga
- the SNAP23 gene encoding synaptosomal-associated protein 23 isoform X2 produces MDDLSAEQIQLRANQVTDESLESTRRILALAIESQDAGTKTITMLDEQGEQLNRVEENMDQINKDMREAEKTLTELNKCCGLCVCPCNRTKNFESGKAYKATWGDGGDNSSSNVISKQPGRVTNGQPQQATTGAASGGYIKRVMNDAREDEMEENLTQVGSILGNLKNMAIDMGNEIDSQNRQIERITQKADTNKDRIDIANATAKKLIDS; encoded by the exons ATGGATGATCTGTCAGCAGAACAAATTCAGCTGAGGGCTAACCAGGTTACTGATGAG TCTCTGGAAAGTACAAGGAGAATCCTGGCTTTAGCCATTGAG tCTCAGGATGCAGGAACCAAGACTATCACTATGCTGGATGAACAAGGGG AACAACTAAACCGCGTAGAAGAAAACATGGACCAAATAAACAAAGAcatgagagaggcagagaagactTTAACAGAACTCAACAAGTGCTGTGGCCTTTGTGTATGCCCATGTAATAG GACAAAGAACTTTGAGTCTGGTAAAGCCTATAAGGCAACATGGGGAGATGGTGGAGACAACTCTTCTAGCAATGTAATATCTAAACAGCCAGGCCGAGTGACAAATGGTCAGCCTCAGCAAGCAACCACAGGAGCAGCCAGCGGTGGATACATTAAACG TGTAATGAATGATGCCAGAGAAGATGAAATGGAAGAGAACCTGACTCAAGTGGGCAGTATCCTAGGAAATCTGAAAAACATGGCCATAGACATGGGCAATGAGATTGACTCTCAGAATCGACAAATAGAACGGATCACACAAAAG gCCGACACCAACAAAGATCGTATTGACATTGCCAATGCCACAGCAAAGAAACTCATTGACAGCTAA
- the SNAP23 gene encoding synaptosomal-associated protein 23 isoform X1 has protein sequence MDDLSAEQIQLRANQVTDESLESTRRILALAIESQDAGTKTITMLDEQGEQLNRVEENMDQINKDMREAEKTLTELNKCCGLCVCPCNRFSDVGCFYETRTKNFESGKAYKATWGDGGDNSSSNVISKQPGRVTNGQPQQATTGAASGGYIKRVMNDAREDEMEENLTQVGSILGNLKNMAIDMGNEIDSQNRQIERITQKADTNKDRIDIANATAKKLIDS, from the exons ATGGATGATCTGTCAGCAGAACAAATTCAGCTGAGGGCTAACCAGGTTACTGATGAG TCTCTGGAAAGTACAAGGAGAATCCTGGCTTTAGCCATTGAG tCTCAGGATGCAGGAACCAAGACTATCACTATGCTGGATGAACAAGGGG AACAACTAAACCGCGTAGAAGAAAACATGGACCAAATAAACAAAGAcatgagagaggcagagaagactTTAACAGAACTCAACAAGTGCTGTGGCCTTTGTGTATGCCCATGTAATAG aTTCTCAGATGTTGGTTGTTTCTATGAAACCAG GACAAAGAACTTTGAGTCTGGTAAAGCCTATAAGGCAACATGGGGAGATGGTGGAGACAACTCTTCTAGCAATGTAATATCTAAACAGCCAGGCCGAGTGACAAATGGTCAGCCTCAGCAAGCAACCACAGGAGCAGCCAGCGGTGGATACATTAAACG TGTAATGAATGATGCCAGAGAAGATGAAATGGAAGAGAACCTGACTCAAGTGGGCAGTATCCTAGGAAATCTGAAAAACATGGCCATAGACATGGGCAATGAGATTGACTCTCAGAATCGACAAATAGAACGGATCACACAAAAG gCCGACACCAACAAAGATCGTATTGACATTGCCAATGCCACAGCAAAGAAACTCATTGACAGCTAA